In Mytilus edulis chromosome 13, xbMytEdul2.2, whole genome shotgun sequence, a single window of DNA contains:
- the LOC139500426 gene encoding acetylcholine receptor subunit beta-type acr-3-like, whose amino-acid sequence MAKIVWFLVAFTYHVFVCLGNSQELDGYQKVRQLKSTLMEKYSNQLIPRKSLSDEVIVRVSPYIDLLLDFNENVGTFSVIVRFKLMWDDHLIKWNVTENNIYVIHFPVEEVWLPKMMIRNTIEKRSIFTFDDRLDQKTTYVSHSYDGYASVKAGGIVEAICITSMYYFPFDSHVCTIELYFESNQVYIGDYTYGDQTKPALQGFMPHDGWDITNVTAVQDGYDRATYYLQIKLERKPLFLFVSLVLPVLLVGFVNIFVFCLPIESGERISLSVTLFLTFVVIMTMVDENLPESSEVSIFILILLLKVIISVLTTVMAIITITLYYRHDDIKIIENKSLLKWFTCAQICRHKGNVKDEQISQTPLPSIAGNNMGWKEIVQIIDRFCIVVLGLEFVCEIVAVLILLRGREL is encoded by the coding sequence ATGGCAAAGATAGTTTGGTTCCTTGTAGCATTTACGTAtcatgtgtttgtttgtttgggtaATTCACAAGAATTGGACGGATATCAGAAAGTGCGACAACTAAAAAGCACCCTCATGGAAAAGTATTCTAACCAGCTCATACCAAGAAAAAGTTTATCTGATGAAGTAATTGTCAGAGTTTCACCGTACATTGAtcttttattagattttaatgaAAACGTTGGAACATTTTCAGTAATTGTACGCTTCAAGTTGATGTGGGATGATCATCTTATAAAATGGAATGTAACTGAAAACAACATATATGTAATTCATTTCCCAGTGGAGGAGGTCTGGTTACCAAAGATGATGATAAGAAATACAATAGAAAAACGGTCCATTTTTACTTTCGATGATCGCTTGGACCAAAAGACTACTTATGTTAGTCATTCATATGATGGTTATGCCTCGGTTAAGGCTGGCGGTATAGTGGAAGCCATTTGCATTACTAGTATGTATTACTTCCCTTTTGATTCCCATGTGTGCACAATTGAATTATATTTTGAGAGCAATCAAGTATACATTGGAGACTACACCTACGGCGATCAAACTAAGCCAGCATTGCAAGGGTTTATGCCACATGATGGGTGGGACATTACAAATGTTACAGCTGTACAAGACGGTTATGATCGAGCAACGTATTACCTGCAAATCAAACTTGAGCGGAAACCATTATTTCTGTTCGTTAGTCTTGTCCTTCCTGTTTTACTTGTAGGTTTTGtcaatatatttgtgttttgtttaccaATAGAATCTGGAGAAAGGATATCACTTTCAGTAACcttatttttaacatttgtagTTATAATGACAATGGTTGATGAAAATCTTCCTGAGAGTAGCGAGGTTAGTATTTTCATCTTGATTTTGTTACTGAAAGTGATAATCAGTGTCCTGACAACTGTGATGGCTATAATCACTATAACTTTATATTACCGAcatgatgatataaaaataattgaaaataagtcaCTGTTGAAATGGTTTACATGTGCTCAGATATGTAGACATAAGGGAAATGTTAAAGACGAGCAGATAAGCCAAACGCCGTTGCCCTCTATAGCTGGTAACAACATGGGCTGGAAAGAAATCGTACAGATTATAGATCGATTCTGTATAGTTGTGTTAGGCTTGGAATTTGTATGTGAAATTGTAGCTGTGTTAATTTTATTACGGGGTCGAGAGTTGTAA
- the LOC139501113 gene encoding uncharacterized protein: protein MFNVKKHLPRVLALVAGCLGMAIAGSVYAYGAYIVAVKKHFNYTQPEVELFGSMSNFGISLGFPAGIVCEKFGPRIASLCGLIIASAGFTLLWSATLTEEFYSNKAGLQDIYYFISGFGAIFLYMAAMTTNVINFSPKHRGKIIGLLDASFSGGPAVMSFLYGVIFAKGRNAEDQNLTGFYLTSAICFAVIGIFGTVFLRFYPYNPDPDEEIIINTDDSIKPMTQEHVIEDLTGLSLLKRFDFHFIAWGYIMCAGLQLMFQNNIGTYLASYDISKFTTVFTTINPICGIFSKFFAGFLSDALVDRYPRVVVLFGFNIMQTIFLALSIFFSDKFAMILVVNLVIGFSNGALWCLTPTMISEFYGLKYFGRNWGSIMLGNAFGGLLLQQAFGWLYDSSIRFKGQTDCSGLHCFTLSFTLAAVLSFCSCIFNLGLLQGELDKKHKRKPEAN, encoded by the exons ATGTTTAACGTTAAGAAACATCTTCCGCGTGTCTTGGCGTTGGTTGCAGGATGTTTAGGAATGGCGATTGCAGGATCGGTCTATGCATATGGTGCCTATATAGTGGCAGTAAAGAAACATTTCAACTATACCCAGCCTGAAG TTGAATTATTTGGTTCGATGTCAAACTTTGGAATATCTCTAGGATTTCCTGCTGGTATTGTTTGTGAAAAGTTCGGACCTAGAATAGCATCTTTATGTGGGCTTATCATAGCTTCGGCTGGGTTTACATTATTATGGAGTGCTACATTAACGGAGGAGTTTTATTCTAACAAAGCAGGATTACAAGATATATACTATTTCATTTCAG GTTTTGGAGCAATATTCTTGTATATGGCTGCCATGACAACTAACGTCATCAACTTTAGTCCGAAACATCGTGGCAAAATAATTGGTTTATTAGACGCTTCATTTAGTGGAGGACCCGCAGTGATGTCATTTCTGTACGGTGTTATTTTTGCAAAAGGGCGTAATGCTGAGGACCAAAATCTAACAGGTTTTTATCTGACATCAGCAATATGTTTTGCCGTTATAGGAATATTCGGAACAGTTTTTCTCAGATTTTATCCATATAACCCGGACCCAGATGAAGAGATCATAATTAATACGGATGATTCTATCAAACCAATGACACAAGAACACGTCATCGAAGACCTCACTGGATTGTCTCTTCTTAAGAGATTTGACTTTCATTTTATAGCATGGGGGTATATTATGTGTGCTGGATTACAACTGATGTTCCAGAATAATATTGGAACTTATTTAGCGTCATACGACATTTCAAAGTTTACGACGGTGTTTACTACAATCAATCCAATTTGTGGTATATTTTCCAAATTTTTTGCCGGTTTTTTATCGGATGCTCTTGTAGATAGATATCCTAGGGTCGTCGTTCTTTTTGGATTTAACATCATGCAGACAATATTTTTAGCGCTTTCTATATTCTTTTCTGACAAGTTTGCCATGATTCTAGTCGTCAATTTAGTCATTGGTTTTTCAAATGGTGCTCTTTGGTGTCTAACGCCGACCATGATCAGCGAATTTTATGGATTGAAATATTTTGGGCGCAACTGGGGTTCTATTATGCTTGGTAACGCATTTGGTGGACTTCTATTACAACAAGCTTTTGGGTGGTTGTATGATAGTAGTATTCGGTTTAAAGGCCAAACAGACTGCAGTGGTTTGCATTGCTTTACGCTAAGTTTTACCTTGGCTGCAGTGTTATCGTTCTGTTCCTGTATATTTAACCTTGGTCTTCTGCAAGGTGAATTAGACAAAAAACACAAACGCAAACCAGAagcaaattaa